A genomic segment from Verrucomicrobiia bacterium encodes:
- a CDS encoding response regulator transcription factor, translated as MSPIAVLIVDDHPLLRHGLRDVIERNPRLKIVGEASEGNEALRMMISLKPQIVILDIDMPGLNGLETIRMMRDLPFEIKVIVLTMYNEEDMYNVAMDLGAKAYVLKENAANEIVTALEKVNRNEAFLSTLMLEAGRRRADRVKELLLSKPQIEALTPAERRILKLIGEDYTSKEIASLLNLSVRTVDNHRQHICNKLRLHGTHSLLKFAFDNSAYL; from the coding sequence ATGAGCCCTATTGCTGTGTTGATCGTCGATGATCACCCGTTGCTGCGGCACGGCTTGCGCGATGTCATCGAGCGCAACCCAAGGCTTAAGATCGTTGGTGAGGCTTCTGAAGGAAACGAAGCCCTGCGGATGATGATCTCCCTCAAACCGCAGATCGTCATACTCGATATCGACATGCCTGGCTTGAACGGATTGGAAACCATCCGAATGATGCGCGACCTGCCCTTTGAAATCAAAGTGATCGTGCTGACCATGTACAACGAGGAGGACATGTACAATGTCGCGATGGATCTGGGGGCGAAGGCGTACGTCCTCAAGGAGAATGCGGCCAACGAAATCGTCACGGCCCTGGAAAAGGTGAATCGCAACGAGGCGTTTCTCAGTACGCTCATGCTCGAGGCCGGGCGCCGGCGCGCGGATCGCGTGAAGGAACTGCTGTTGAGCAAGCCGCAGATCGAGGCGCTCACTCCCGCCGAACGGAGAATTTTGAAGTTGATCGGAGAGGACTATACCAGTAAGGAAATTGCATCGCTCCTGAATCTGAGCGTGAGGACTGTCGACAACCACCGCCAGCACATCTGCAACAAGCTCCGCCTGCACGGCACTCACAGCCTGCTGAAATTCGCCTTTGATAACAGTGCCTATCTATAG
- a CDS encoding LamG-like jellyroll fold domain-containing protein, with product MSILEPFTFTRRIAMAALLCAILLPTGYTAPAATLIHRYSFSDPDDGNGNFNASVTDSVGGPAWNGTLPSGGNLTTVPNQLVLTAGDNQYVQFPQGIISNYTSLTIDMWATVSNPWGFLWSFGDTDVDTGNGGRALWLHGNARLTISDTMPSWGGEQNAFFNTLAGPIHITAVVDPPTGRLLVYTNGMLAGINTGVTRSLTNVWSINNYIAKSVWAVDGLIDLTVDEFRIWNGALNGVEVAGCDVAGPDAIGTAASVGTITQLDVTVPYPALVQGGQQVASVTGVATLFTNQIAIDNILCTFQSSDTNVLTVNSAGRIAALKPGTATVTAHYGSTSDSVAITVFPEPTTLLHRWSFNEADGSVTIADSVAGQAGEGIIPNGGTFADGQIFLSGAAQQYVSFPTNLFSGVTNATIEAWASFQPDLPWNAWFFGFGDTINEDHGAYYLFVQPQSGRWVMAGLDPGWQGEQSANSGLNFSAQTNLHLVCVAAPGGGYLSVYTNGVLAGVNNSLTYPMTSIRNNYSYINRSLYPPDPYVDVAVNEFRIYKGAMSAEQVALNYAMGPDALEPLKLSVSVAAGNLILSWPTNSAGFTLHSSGSVDGGWNSVGGSPGVSGTHYQVSLPATNATRFFRLVK from the coding sequence ATGAGCATCCTAGAACCCTTCACCTTCACGCGCCGGATCGCGATGGCCGCCCTGCTCTGCGCGATTCTGCTGCCGACGGGGTACACCGCACCGGCAGCCACTCTCATTCACCGCTACAGTTTCAGCGATCCGGACGATGGCAATGGAAACTTCAATGCTTCGGTCACCGATTCCGTTGGCGGCCCTGCCTGGAACGGCACGCTTCCGTCCGGCGGCAACCTCACCACCGTTCCAAACCAGCTGGTTTTGACCGCAGGCGACAACCAATACGTGCAGTTCCCGCAGGGAATCATCAGCAATTACACCTCCCTCACCATTGATATGTGGGCGACGGTCTCGAATCCGTGGGGCTTTCTTTGGTCGTTTGGCGATACGGACGTCGATACCGGCAACGGCGGCCGCGCGCTCTGGTTGCACGGCAACGCCCGGTTAACCATCAGCGACACGATGCCGAGCTGGGGCGGCGAACAGAATGCATTCTTCAACACGCTCGCCGGTCCTATTCACATTACTGCTGTCGTTGATCCTCCGACCGGCCGCCTTCTCGTATACACCAACGGGATGCTGGCCGGGATCAACACAGGCGTCACACGCTCGCTCACCAATGTTTGGAGCATCAACAACTACATCGCCAAATCGGTTTGGGCCGTTGATGGATTGATCGACTTGACGGTGGACGAGTTCCGCATCTGGAATGGCGCTCTCAACGGTGTTGAAGTCGCCGGATGTGACGTGGCTGGCCCAGACGCAATTGGCACGGCCGCGAGCGTGGGGACGATCACGCAGCTGGATGTGACAGTGCCGTATCCCGCATTGGTCCAAGGGGGCCAGCAGGTCGCGAGTGTGACCGGGGTCGCGACGCTCTTCACCAACCAGATCGCCATAGACAACATCCTCTGCACATTCCAGTCGAGCGACACGAATGTCCTGACAGTGAACTCAGCCGGCCGCATCGCCGCACTCAAGCCAGGCACCGCGACCGTCACGGCGCATTACGGATCCACGAGCGATTCGGTTGCCATAACCGTGTTTCCCGAGCCCACCACTCTATTGCACCGCTGGAGTTTCAATGAAGCCGATGGCAGCGTGACGATTGCTGATTCGGTGGCGGGGCAGGCGGGCGAAGGTATTATTCCGAATGGCGGGACATTCGCTGACGGCCAGATATTCCTCTCCGGAGCTGCGCAACAATACGTGAGCTTCCCGACGAACCTTTTCAGCGGGGTGACCAACGCCACGATTGAAGCCTGGGCGAGCTTCCAGCCCGACCTGCCGTGGAATGCATGGTTCTTTGGATTTGGAGACACGATCAACGAAGACCACGGTGCGTATTACCTTTTTGTCCAGCCCCAAAGCGGCCGTTGGGTCATGGCCGGTCTCGATCCCGGCTGGCAGGGGGAACAATCCGCGAATTCGGGTTTGAACTTCTCGGCGCAAACCAATCTGCACCTCGTGTGCGTCGCAGCTCCGGGCGGAGGGTATCTGTCGGTCTATACCAATGGAGTGCTCGCAGGCGTCAACAATTCGTTGACCTATCCCATGACGTCCATTCGAAACAACTACAGCTATATCAACCGCTCGCTTTACCCGCCCGATCCGTATGTTGATGTGGCCGTAAACGAATTCCGCATTTACAAAGGAGCAATGAGTGCGGAACAGGTGGCACTCAATTACGCCATGGGACCGGATGCCTTGGAACCACTGAAACTTTCTGTATCCGTTGCTGCCGGCAACCTCATCCTCTCGTGGCCGACCAACAGCGCGGGCTTCACATTACACTCGAGCGGATCGGTGGATGGAGGGTGGAACTCCGTCGGCGGCTCGCCTGGCGTTTCTGGAACGCACTACCAGGTTTCGCTGCCGGCAACGAATGCAACACGCTTCTTCCGCCTGGTGAAATAA
- a CDS encoding prepilin-type N-terminal cleavage/methylation domain-containing protein: protein MTERECPRPSQQGFTLIELLVVIAIIAILAAMLLPALSRAKIKAQSIACLNNLKQLQLGWMLYSNDNSDKIVSTGGQQVIVADADVTDAQPGGPKANWVLGNAYDQDPNFIRKGLLWPYVNNQEVYKCSGDKQPRPNDAPVAPGVLNQRSMSMNAWMNPIKTEDVLAAGYRIFRKQANIVRASHTWVAIDENPKLINDGWFLIRMETPNQWRDVPASFHLRRGNLSFADGHAESRKWSDSGLLRNPSTSMRRDATSDDLPWLQERTTVVQ from the coding sequence ATGACTGAACGCGAATGCCCCCGTCCCTCTCAGCAAGGATTCACCCTCATCGAGTTGCTCGTTGTCATCGCAATCATCGCGATCCTTGCCGCGATGCTGCTGCCCGCACTCAGCCGGGCCAAAATCAAGGCGCAGAGTATCGCGTGCCTGAACAACCTGAAGCAACTGCAACTCGGCTGGATGCTTTATTCGAACGACAACAGTGACAAAATCGTGAGCACCGGTGGCCAGCAGGTGATCGTCGCCGATGCCGACGTGACTGACGCCCAGCCTGGCGGGCCAAAAGCCAATTGGGTACTTGGAAACGCCTATGACCAGGATCCCAATTTCATTCGCAAAGGCCTGCTCTGGCCCTACGTCAATAACCAGGAAGTCTACAAATGCTCGGGTGACAAGCAGCCGCGGCCCAACGACGCGCCCGTTGCGCCCGGAGTGTTGAATCAAAGGAGCATGTCGATGAATGCATGGATGAATCCGATTAAAACGGAGGATGTTCTCGCCGCCGGCTACAGAATTTTTCGCAAACAGGCGAACATCGTGCGCGCAAGCCATACTTGGGTCGCCATCGACGAAAACCCGAAGCTGATCAATGATGGCTGGTTTCTGATCCGCATGGAAACTCCGAATCAATGGCGCGACGTGCCCGCCTCGTTCCATTTGCGTCGTGGCAATCTTTCCTTTGCCGATGGCCATGCTGAATCGCGGAAATGGAGCGACAGCGGGTTGTTGAGGAACCCAAGCACTTCGATGCGGCGCGACGCGACGTCGGATGATCTTCCCTGGCTGCAGGAACGAACGACGGTAGTCCAATGA
- a CDS encoding histidine kinase: MVCLPFAVTEFHAALVDRWIALVEILLPCQTASAVWVVALLMALIPEAAASDAVASGHASRQPPPRHFVTNALQFGNLSGTDYINGCDFRLSGVVTLVDTNRDLVVIQDATGAAGLHLFPLAGNALEAGHSVMIEATDCVPYFPRWPSYPHHPSSLEIRSSFEAPSDWGTYHLTRMRGFLRAPETGEYRFWIASDNSSELWLSSDSNPANARIIASLARFEWVAPRQWSRYPSQRSEPIHLTGGETYYIEALQEQTTGGENLAVAWQGPSLAGGVIEGEYLVPWDPLSAADASFTNGILRESWTNYSIGSVSGMGGARAFDSIVSIKRFSIRDLGPGKKPVAQRIALSQRLARSENFAWVQVEGFVNFATMDGSMAFLELTDGQTSLEVRVPNCDPRTLQQFKNAIVRIEGVCESMREANGSLVPVVIWGSTFSGVEIVKGAAIHLHRGGEISGQPLVSTDPAMQGFYGTRGVVTFNDRVFGTDHIFVQEDSAVVRVIPTDPSFDRRMKLGQWVELGGALDAGSDLPTISPLVLTELEFRPLPVPIAQPLRSPMNVTRHGRWCELEGVVRSVNSNGTLSVMSKDGAAYLWIGKFPSNQLARYVDSAVRARGVLLQNILDAPTILSPSSTFISVDRDPPMDPLEVPLHSIRDLTLMDSESLPIHRVRVAGELTFAGSDWFFVQDPSGGIRVRALPPENARPGDPIQVIGFPSRGSGTCVLVNVLVRSGTAASAVQSSELDLADALSTKQKGTLVHTMATVLACKTNGSSSVVELQEHQRVFAAWLQNGALPLLVPGSRVKVTGVLNDEAAVSVLQSNDLPKGQTGSSLTILMRDLSDLTVLRGPPWWTWKRAATLVGALLFVLAVSLLWIHLLRRRLERQHAAQLVFSRQVLQRVEDERRRIAANLHDSLGQTLLVIKNQAIMASHSPPEPELRDRLDQISGATSSALEEIRQITHGLRPYQLDRLGLTQAIRALVGRASETSSILFASRVEEIDGLFDKEAEINVYRILQEAITNVVKHSGATEAAVVIRKRGTLVSISIRDNGCGFDPATESPDTHDLGYGLSGISERARILHGSLVIESRPGGGTSLTMEVPSSFS, translated from the coding sequence GTGGTTTGCCTGCCGTTTGCAGTGACGGAGTTTCACGCAGCGCTGGTTGACCGTTGGATTGCGCTCGTGGAAATCCTGTTGCCTTGCCAAACCGCGTCTGCCGTTTGGGTGGTGGCGCTGCTGATGGCGTTGATTCCTGAAGCGGCGGCGTCCGATGCTGTTGCGAGCGGGCACGCATCCCGCCAGCCACCGCCACGCCATTTTGTTACCAACGCCCTGCAGTTCGGGAATCTCTCAGGTACGGATTACATCAACGGTTGCGACTTTCGCCTCTCGGGGGTCGTCACGCTCGTCGATACGAATCGCGATCTCGTCGTCATCCAGGATGCAACCGGCGCGGCTGGATTGCATCTCTTCCCACTCGCCGGCAACGCCCTGGAGGCCGGACACTCCGTAATGATTGAGGCCACTGACTGCGTGCCCTATTTTCCTCGCTGGCCGAGCTATCCGCATCATCCTTCCTCGCTGGAAATTCGCAGTTCGTTCGAGGCGCCTTCCGATTGGGGAACCTATCACCTGACCCGAATGCGCGGCTTCTTGCGTGCCCCGGAAACAGGGGAGTATCGGTTCTGGATCGCGAGCGACAATTCTTCCGAGCTGTGGCTGAGCAGCGATTCCAATCCAGCCAACGCCCGGATCATTGCGTCACTCGCGCGATTCGAATGGGTCGCTCCACGCCAATGGTCGCGGTATCCATCCCAACGGTCCGAGCCCATCCACCTCACGGGCGGCGAAACCTACTACATAGAAGCTCTTCAGGAGCAGACGACGGGCGGCGAAAACCTCGCGGTGGCGTGGCAGGGTCCCTCGCTGGCCGGGGGCGTCATCGAAGGCGAATATCTCGTCCCCTGGGACCCGCTCTCTGCGGCGGACGCGTCCTTCACCAATGGAATCCTGCGTGAGTCGTGGACGAATTATTCGATCGGGAGCGTCAGCGGAATGGGCGGCGCCCGTGCGTTCGATTCGATCGTATCGATTAAACGTTTTTCAATTCGCGATCTGGGGCCGGGAAAAAAACCGGTGGCTCAGCGGATCGCTTTGAGCCAGCGCCTGGCGCGATCCGAAAACTTTGCGTGGGTTCAAGTGGAGGGGTTTGTGAACTTCGCCACAATGGACGGGTCAATGGCATTCCTGGAGCTGACAGACGGCCAAACATCCCTCGAGGTGCGGGTGCCCAATTGCGATCCCCGAACATTGCAGCAGTTTAAGAACGCCATCGTGCGCATCGAGGGCGTCTGCGAAAGCATGCGGGAAGCCAATGGAAGCCTTGTGCCTGTGGTGATCTGGGGTTCGACTTTCAGCGGGGTCGAAATCGTGAAGGGGGCAGCGATCCACCTGCACCGCGGAGGCGAAATCTCCGGCCAGCCCCTGGTTTCAACCGATCCAGCGATGCAGGGATTTTATGGAACCCGCGGTGTTGTCACTTTCAATGATCGGGTGTTCGGAACGGATCACATTTTCGTGCAGGAGGACAGCGCCGTCGTTCGTGTCATTCCCACCGATCCGTCCTTTGATAGACGCATGAAGTTGGGCCAGTGGGTCGAACTCGGTGGCGCCCTTGACGCAGGAAGCGATCTGCCCACCATCAGCCCTCTCGTCCTGACCGAACTGGAGTTTCGGCCCTTGCCGGTGCCCATCGCTCAGCCTTTACGTTCCCCCATGAACGTCACGCGACACGGCAGGTGGTGCGAACTGGAGGGTGTCGTGCGCTCGGTCAACAGCAACGGAACGCTCTCGGTCATGTCCAAAGACGGCGCCGCCTATTTATGGATTGGCAAATTCCCTTCCAATCAACTGGCGCGGTATGTCGATTCTGCAGTGCGTGCACGCGGCGTGCTGTTGCAGAATATCCTGGATGCGCCCACGATTCTGAGTCCGTCCTCCACTTTTATTTCCGTTGACCGGGATCCGCCCATGGATCCGCTCGAAGTTCCGTTGCATTCGATACGCGATCTCACATTGATGGATTCCGAATCGCTGCCGATACATCGCGTCCGAGTCGCGGGCGAACTCACCTTCGCGGGTTCCGACTGGTTCTTTGTCCAGGATCCATCAGGCGGAATTCGTGTTCGTGCGTTGCCTCCCGAAAATGCCAGGCCTGGCGATCCGATCCAGGTGATCGGCTTTCCCTCACGCGGTAGTGGCACCTGCGTGCTGGTTAATGTGCTGGTTCGCTCCGGAACCGCAGCGAGCGCCGTCCAATCGAGTGAGCTGGATCTCGCGGATGCGCTTTCAACCAAGCAGAAGGGAACCCTCGTTCACACGATGGCAACCGTGCTTGCCTGCAAGACTAACGGATCGAGCAGCGTGGTGGAACTTCAGGAACATCAGCGTGTCTTTGCAGCCTGGCTGCAGAATGGCGCCCTGCCTCTGCTCGTGCCCGGCAGCCGCGTCAAAGTCACTGGTGTTCTCAACGATGAGGCCGCCGTGTCGGTGCTGCAATCGAACGATTTGCCCAAAGGCCAGACGGGTTCTTCCCTGACGATTCTCATGCGCGATCTTTCGGACCTCACGGTGCTCAGAGGTCCGCCATGGTGGACATGGAAACGTGCCGCAACTCTCGTTGGAGCGTTGCTGTTCGTGCTCGCTGTGTCGCTCCTTTGGATTCACTTGTTGCGCCGGCGGCTGGAACGCCAGCACGCTGCCCAGCTTGTCTTCTCCCGCCAGGTCCTGCAGCGTGTCGAAGACGAACGCCGCCGAATCGCCGCCAATCTGCACGACAGCCTTGGCCAAACGCTTCTCGTCATCAAGAATCAGGCAATCATGGCCAGCCATTCGCCGCCCGAACCGGAATTGAGGGACCGTTTGGATCAGATTTCGGGCGCCACTTCCAGTGCGCTAGAGGAAATTCGGCAGATCACGCACGGGCTTCGGCCTTATCAGCTGGATCGGCTGGGACTGACACAGGCCATTCGCGCCCTGGTTGGGCGGGCTTCTGAAACCAGCTCCATTCTTTTTGCCAGCCGCGTTGAGGAAATCGACGGGCTGTTTGACAAGGAAGCCGAAATCAATGTCTACCGCATCCTCCAGGAGGCAATCACCAACGTCGTCAAACATTCAGGCGCGACCGAGGCCGCTGTCGTTATCAGGAAGCGCGGAACGCTGGTATCGATTTCCATCCGCGACAACGGCTGCGGATTTGATCCCGCCACCGAGTCGCCGGACACGCATGACCTCGGCTACGGGTTGAGCGGCATCAGCGAACGCGCGCGAATCTTGCACGGATCGCTGGTCATTGAATCGCGTCCCGGTGGAGGAACGAGTTTGACGATGGAAGTGCCGTCCTCGTTTTCATGA
- a CDS encoding prepilin-type N-terminal cleavage/methylation domain-containing protein → MKTSQQTRFVRNQVRGFTLIELLVVIAIIAILAAMLLPALSKAKEKALRTQCLSNLHQMGVAITIYANDFKDKLPPIEDDGNGATAVPAWAWDLPAAAAANMLSSGMSKPAFFCPGTRPKGFGDAENFAAPGTGPTSSLWNFDTTRGFNIIGYALAFKGAQSKLSTTNQNGFIRQEANQEPVSDRVLAADCTISQATAVPGPANNFTRIAGGYKIPHTTAHLKNSLPAGGTVLFKDAHVSWRNFRKGAEQMYPRTGGNLPAFWW, encoded by the coding sequence ATGAAAACCTCTCAACAAACACGCTTCGTTCGTAATCAGGTTCGAGGCTTCACATTGATCGAGTTGCTGGTTGTCATTGCGATCATCGCCATTTTGGCCGCGATGCTCCTGCCGGCGTTGTCAAAGGCGAAGGAAAAGGCGCTCAGGACTCAATGCCTGAGCAACCTGCACCAGATGGGCGTGGCCATCACGATTTACGCCAACGATTTCAAAGACAAGCTGCCGCCGATTGAGGATGATGGAAATGGTGCGACGGCGGTGCCTGCGTGGGCCTGGGATTTGCCGGCCGCTGCAGCTGCCAACATGCTGAGCTCTGGAATGTCCAAGCCCGCGTTCTTTTGCCCAGGCACAAGGCCTAAGGGATTCGGTGATGCCGAAAACTTTGCCGCTCCCGGAACCGGCCCTACTTCGAGCCTGTGGAACTTCGACACGACCCGAGGGTTTAACATCATCGGTTACGCGCTCGCATTCAAAGGCGCGCAGAGCAAACTTTCGACGACGAATCAGAACGGATTCATCCGGCAGGAGGCCAATCAAGAACCAGTAAGCGATCGCGTTCTCGCAGCAGACTGCACCATCAGCCAGGCGACCGCCGTGCCTGGGCCCGCCAACAATTTCACGAGGATTGCCGGGGGCTACAAGATTCCCCATACGACGGCGCATTTGAAGAATTCCCTGCCGGCGGGAGGCACCGTGTTGTTCAAGGATGCTCATGTGAGCTGGCGCAACTTTCGAAAAGGCGCGGAACAAATGTACCCGCGAACGGGCGGAAATCTTCCTGCTTTCTGGTGGTGA